CCGACCTCTCCTCGCTCATCCAGGGGGACGCCTTCCGGGAGCAGATGACCCGTTTTCTCCCGGCGGCTGTCCTTGATCGCACCTTGGAGCGATCCGGTTTTCTCGATTACCTGGAGCGGACCAACCGGGAGCTCCTCACCAGCGTCCAACGGGGGCTCACCGGAGAGTTAGAGGGCCCGGAGTTCCGGATGTAGGTTTGCTTCGCCAGTCGCCATTGGTTGACGTTGACCTGGGCATCCGCATAACCCGGGGCGACCGAAGTCCCCTCCCCCGATTGACGGAGTACCGGAATCAGGGCCTGGCGCCGACCGGCTCTGGCCGGACGCCCCGGGGAGTTGGCCGAAGCGTCCGAGCCGACGGCGCGGATCATCCGCAACTGGCTGGTCCAGTTCCGACACGATGCCGGTGACTGCTCCGATGGCCCGGGGACAAGCGGCTCGCGTTTCGGAGCTACGGCAGGCGGGTTTGCGAGGGGAATGACGAGAAATCAGTGACGTACGAAGTGGCTAGTAACGCCAAAAAATGTGGGACACAGTGTGGGACACGCTTTTTGTGGTTCGTAACTACTTGATTTTCTGTGGTATTTGGTGGAGGGCCAGGGATTCGAACCCTGGAGGGGCGTAGACCCCTGCCGGTTTTCAAGACCGGTGCTTTCAACCACTCAGCCAGCCCTCCGGAGGGGCGTACTCTACCGCACCGGTGGCCGGGCTAGCCAGACGGGGGCGCCAGGTCGGCGGGCACCTTCCCTAGCGCGCGGCGGGCCCGTACACTTGCCGGGAACATTGCGGCCCGCCGCGGGTCCAACTGACCGAAAGCGGACAAGCCTCGACGGAGGAAACGAACCGATGAACCAGAATCAGTCCGTAGCCACCGGCACTCGTGCCAGTGAGCTCTCGACCAACAAGGTCCTGCGGAACACCTACGCCCTGCTCTCCATGACGCTGATCTTCAGCGCCGTGACGGCCGGGCTGTCCATCGCCAACAACTGGCCGCACCCGGGGCTCATCATCACGCTGGTGGGCTACTTCGGTCTGCTCTTCCTGACCAGCTACCTGCGCAACAGCGTCTGGGGCATCGCCTCGGTCTTCGCGCTCACCGGCTTCATGGGGCTGACCCTGGGGCCGATTATCAGCATGTACCTGAACCTGCCCGGCGGTAGCCAGATCGTCATGACCGCCCTGGGCGGCACCGGCGCCATCTTCCTGGGCCTGTCCGGCTATGCGCTGACCACCCGCAAGGACTTCAGCTTCATGGGCGGCTTCCTGATGGTGGGCATCCTGGTGGCGTTCCTGGCCGGGATCGGCGCCATGCTCTTCTCCATCCCGGGCCTGTCCCTGGCGGTCTCCGCCATGTTCGTGCTGCTGATGTCGGGTCTGATCCTCTACCAGACCTCCGAGATCATCCACGGCGGTGAGACCAACTACATCATGGCGACGGTGACCCTCTACGTCTCCATCTACAACCTCTTCACCAGCCTGCTGCACCTCCTCGGCGCCTTCGCCGGCGAGGACTAGGAGCAGCACTCGCCGGGGCTCTGCCCCGGCGGGATCCCCTGGCGAGATCGAAAAAGGCCCCGACGGTTCGCCCGTCGGGGCCTTTTTCATGGTCGTTTGTCCGGGGTTCAGGCCGGGCGCAGCTCGGTGATCCCGCCCATGTAGTGGTGGAGCGCCGGCGGGATGGCCACGGAGCCGTCCTCGCGCTGGTGGTTCTCCAGGATGGCGACCAGGGCGCGGCCCACGGCCAGGCCGGAGCCGTTGAGGGTGTGGGCCAGACGCGGCTTGCCGGTCTCGGGATCCCGGAAGCGGGCCTGGAGCCGCCGGGCCTGGAAGTCCTCGAAGTTGGAGCAGGAGGAGATCTCGCGGTAGGCGGCCTGCCCCGGCAGCCAGACCTCCAGGTCGTAGGTGCGGGCGGCGGAAAAACCGAGATCGCCGCCGCAGAGGTTCACTACGCGGTAGGGCAGCTCCAGCCGCCGCAGGATCACCTCGGCGTGGCCGGTGAGCGCCTCCAGCACGGCGTAGGATTCGTCCGGGTGGACGATCTGCACCAGCTCCACCTTGTCGAACTGGTGCTGCCGGATGAGGCCGCGGGTGTCCCGCCCGTAGGCCCCCGCCTCGCTGCGGAAGCTGGGGGTATGCGCCACCCATTTGCGCGGCATCGCCTCCGCCGGGAGGATCTCGTCGCGGACCAGATTGGTCAGCGGCACCTCGGCGGTGGGGATGAGGTAGAAGGGGTTCTCGGTGTCCAGCCGGAAGAGGTCTTCCTCGAACTTGGGCAGCTGGCCGGTGCCGCGCAGGCTGTCGGCGTTGGCGATGTACGGGACGTAGGTCTCAGTGTAGCCGTGCTCGGCGGTGTGGACGTCGAGCATGAACTGCGCCAGCGCCCGGTGCAGCCGCGCCACGCCGCCGGAGAGCGTGGCGAAGCGGGAGCCGGCGATCTTCGCCGCCGCCTCGGTATCCAGACCGCCCAGCCCCTCGGCGACATCCACGTGGTCCCGCGGCTCGAAGTTCAGCGCCGGCGGCTCGCCCCAGCGGCGGACCTCGACGTTGGCCTCCTCGTCCTCCCCTTCCGGCACGTCGGGGTGCGGCAGGTTGGGGATGGCCAGCAGCTCCGCCTCCAGCTCCTGCTGCAGGCTCTCCAGCTCCGCCTCCCTGGCCTCCAGCTCGCTCTTCAGCTCGCCCATGGCGTCCACCAGGGGCTGAATGTCCTCGCCCTGGGACTTGGCCTGGCCGATGGCCTTGGCGCGGCTGTTGCGCTCCGCCTGGAGCTCCTGGGTCCGGGTCTGGAGTTCCCGGCGGCGGGCCTCCAGCTCGCCCAGGCGCGCGGTATCCAGCTGGAAACCGCGCTGCGCCAGGCGGCGGGCCACCTCGTCCAGGTCGTTGCGGATGAGATGCGGGTCGAGCATGGGAGCTCCCTGTGGTTCCGGTCCGGGTTTGCAGCCGCGTAGTATCGCCCATCCGCGGGGTGACTGACCAATCCCGCCGCGAAGCTGGCGCGGGTTCAGGAGAAGGCGCGCCCCAGCCACAGGCCGATGCCGGCCGCCCCCAGGCAGAGGACGACGTTGGCAAGGACGCTGGCCGCCGCTGCGCCGGGCTGGCCGGTCTCCAGCAGCCGCAGGCTCTCCAGGGAGAAGGTGGAGAAGGTGGTAAAGCTCCCCAGCAGGCCGGTGAGCAGGGCCAGGCGCCAGGCCGGGTCGAGGTTGCCCACCTCGTGCAGCCAGACGTAGCCCAGCCCCATGAGCAGGGAGCCGGTGACGTTCACGGCCAGGGTGCCCCAGGGGAAGCCGTGGCCCAGGGCGTAGTGGACGGCCTGCCCACCCCAGAAGCGCAGCACCGCCCCGGCGGCGCCGCCCGCGGCCACGGCCAGCCAGGGGCTCATCCCTCGCGCTCCTCGGTCTTGCCGGCCTGGCGGTCCAGGCCGCGCCAGTACTCCAGCCGCTGCTGGATCTTCGCCTCCAGGCCGCGCTCCACCGGCCGGTAGTAGCGCCGCTCCGGCATGGCATCGGGGAAGTAGCGCTCCCCGGCGGCGTAGGCCTCCGGCTCGTCGTGGGCGTAGCGGTACTCGTGGCCGTAGCCCAGCTCCTTCATCAGCCGGGTGGGCGCGTTGCGCAGGTGGATGGGTACCTCCTCCGAGCCGCGTTCGCGCACGTCGGCCAGGGCGGCGTGCCAGGCCAGCTCCAGGGCGTTGCTCTTGGGCGCGCAGGCGAGATAGGTGATGGCCTGGACGATGGCCAGC
This region of Thiohalospira halophila DSM 15071 genomic DNA includes:
- the crcB gene encoding fluoride efflux transporter CrcB, with the protein product MSPWLAVAAGGAAGAVLRFWGGQAVHYALGHGFPWGTLAVNVTGSLLMGLGYVWLHEVGNLDPAWRLALLTGLLGSFTTFSTFSLESLRLLETGQPGAAAASVLANVVLCLGAAGIGLWLGRAFS
- the serS gene encoding serine--tRNA ligase; this encodes MLDPHLIRNDLDEVARRLAQRGFQLDTARLGELEARRRELQTRTQELQAERNSRAKAIGQAKSQGEDIQPLVDAMGELKSELEAREAELESLQQELEAELLAIPNLPHPDVPEGEDEEANVEVRRWGEPPALNFEPRDHVDVAEGLGGLDTEAAAKIAGSRFATLSGGVARLHRALAQFMLDVHTAEHGYTETYVPYIANADSLRGTGQLPKFEEDLFRLDTENPFYLIPTAEVPLTNLVRDEILPAEAMPRKWVAHTPSFRSEAGAYGRDTRGLIRQHQFDKVELVQIVHPDESYAVLEALTGHAEVILRRLELPYRVVNLCGGDLGFSAARTYDLEVWLPGQAAYREISSCSNFEDFQARRLQARFRDPETGKPRLAHTLNGSGLAVGRALVAILENHQREDGSVAIPPALHHYMGGITELRPA
- a CDS encoding Bax inhibitor-1/YccA family protein, coding for MNQNQSVATGTRASELSTNKVLRNTYALLSMTLIFSAVTAGLSIANNWPHPGLIITLVGYFGLLFLTSYLRNSVWGIASVFALTGFMGLTLGPIISMYLNLPGGSQIVMTALGGTGAIFLGLSGYALTTRKDFSFMGGFLMVGILVAFLAGIGAMLFSIPGLSLAVSAMFVLLMSGLILYQTSEIIHGGETNYIMATVTLYVSIYNLFTSLLHLLGAFAGED